The DNA sequence ttatttaatttcttatgtaatttttatgttatttcttatttatttttttaaactttatttatttttatttaatttattatgcaattttaatgtaattatttatttatttttgtactttatttaaacacatgaaataagattacataaactcaccaaataaaattaaaaacaaaacacactacatagaattacataaactaaaaaaaaaaaaatacactttattcttcaaccacaagcctcattttaattatctttgCCTTCAAGCAATCCCCACTGGTGCTTAATCAAGTCATTCTGGCAGGTTAAGTGCCAGTATGGCTCTTGCACATCAATGTATCGCTGaacgatcaattcattgtaacaTCTATCGCGTTCCAAcggctcgtgttgcacgggaTCTTCGATCCGGTCATGAGCACAGtagatacgtgttcttgagttgttcatcaGATCCGGCTCATATTTATCaacggcatcataatcatactcatcttcaacaatcatgttgtggagaataatacacgtcatcatgatggatcgaagagccttgacatcaaacattctagctgcagccctgacaatcgcccaatgagcttgcaggataccaaaacaacgctcaacatcattcttacacccttcttgacattttgcgaagtgtttttcctttttagtctgtggatgtggcactgttttgacaaatgttgaccaccttgggtaaatgccatctGCAAGGTAGTATTATACCTCGTATTGGGTACCATTAACCCAATATGTGCATTTCGACGATTTTCCTTGCAACAGGTCATCGAATATTgaggattgggcaaggacatttaagtcattctgagctcctggaacaccaaaaaaaacatgccaaatccatgtatcaaatgaagccaccgcttccaaaatgatgCTTTTGGCTTATTTTATGTCGCCATAAGCTCATTACCACGCACTTGGACAggttttccaagtccagtgcatgcaGTTGATActtccaatcatgccagggaagcctcGCATTTCACCATTCCTCAGAAGCCTTCGCATGTCCCTTGGCGTGGATGTTCGGAGGCACTCATTGGTGTAGAGGGCTTCAATTGCAGAGCAAAACTGCATCAGGGACTCCAGAACAGTTGTTCTTCCCATCCTCGcaatctcatccacttgatctgcagatgctccatatgcaagcattcgcaaagacgccgtaattttttgctcgggaATAAGACAtagaacatgaaaaacatcatctttttgcacaaagtatggatcatggttgcaaatagcactcatgattttgtcgaacacatttcgttgcattctaaaacgacgtttaaaaacatgatcagggaatatgctgttgggaataaaataatcttccaagagaTCTTTACCTCGTATTTCCCTTTTTCTATTGAGGTTTGCAGCACGTCTTGGTTTGGCTATCTGACTCACAGCTTCCATGACACGGCAGGAATGTGAGGCTCTATGCCTTCTATGgtgatcatcctcatcctcctccatgaagaaagccttatctccacctccaccttcctcgagattggccaattctgcatgttgtgccaacaaccttTTCTGTTGCTCCTGCAATTGTTTATACACTCTTCTTGAAGAGGACATTGtaataagaactcaagatttgaaaacaaTGAACAAGGATTCTAAGCTAAAAATAAGGATTGAgcttggtgtgaggatggatgtagggatgtagggtttatatggacaaaaaaagaaaggatgaggttctggacaatgccacgtggcactacgtgattggttgaaaatcttatctaaatcttggctaaattattataaaccggaagtgacacgtggcgcgtcgggattggtcgaaaatattatcggaaatctattcacaaaatagtatgtttagataatgacacgtggcatgattggttgaaaattttatcgaaatcttggctaaattattgtaaaacagaagtgacacgtggcgcgtcgggattggttgaaaatcttagcggaaatctattaaaaaaatagtacgttcggataatgacacatggcgtgacgagattggttaaaaatcctatccgaaattaaaactattttatttttttattcttttagaaaaaatttaaaaatattttaaatgggctgggtgccagcgctttttgtaggggtggagatcgtttgtgctagcacatttttttaggggtggagatgcattggcctattactgttcattggagtatgttactgttcactggagTGGATAAATGTgctgggtgctggcacaaagtctTTAGGGGTGAACTTGCTCTAAGAAAGACCCATTTTCATCTTGCTTGCAAAGCTGTTAAAACGAGATTTTGAGCTGAGTTACATAATGTGTTAGTCATAATTCGACATCAAACTcgttatttatatttatgatattCCATTTACAATTTGCAAGCGAAAATAAATGAGAAATGGTTTTCAGACACCTTTTATCTTCTCTTACACAAAACTTTTTATGTATTCAATCTAAAAACAAAAGGTAATCAAATATGCGTAAAGACAGAAATAAAGTGTGAGCAAAATGGCACCCCAAATAAATGTAGATAGCGCTAAAAAGACTAAAGTACCTTTATCCTAAGTCAATGTTGTTTGGGTTAGTGTAGTGGGATGAAGGACCTAATCCTAAGAGGCCCATACAAGGTAAAAATAAACAGTCTTTAGATGACCAATAGAGGTGGCTTCACAGCAAAATCTGCATTCCGAAAAATATGAGAGAAGCTTGAAAAGAATTCCACTCCGGCCTTGGCCTCGAATGCAGTCAATAACGAGCATTCAAACTTTGCATGGAAGTAGTCAATTTCTCATATCTTTCGACTCCAATAGctctgaaaaagaaaaaaaaaaaaaaaacttggatgCATATCAATATCAATTTAGTTGACAGATGTAACACTCCCTGTCCCGTAGggcttaaaaattcaaaatgtcAATGCTCTGCAAGCTaaagaatatatttaaaaaaaaaaaaactagttgtctatttttttggtttgaaaaattagtaaattaattCAAATGTATTTGTTATATGAATTTTGACGGAAAAACAAAAGCATGATTGAAGTCTAGTTGTATTAAAAAACCGAGTTTATAACAATTCCATTGACTGACGAACTCCAAATGAATATTATACGAAAACCAAATTAACAAAATGAGGACGAAATTAAAAACTCCAATGTCAACTTTGATGAAAATGGCATGCGTGGTGGCAGTGGCCTAATGGCTAATGTCAACTGTGAAAGGTCCATATATTGCTAAATTAACTTACCAGCTATTATTGCTGATTAAGAATTCATAAGACAGGCTTTTATCCAACTAAATTAAAATCAAGCGtataattcatattaaacaagGACTTAAAGCttgttaatttataaaaaaaaacttcaaattaaACATTTATAGCATTCATTTAGCGAAGAGttacatcaaaaaaaaaaaaaaaaaacagagacaaCAAAGGAAGATTTTAACTCAAATACCGAAGAGAAGAGACACTACTTTAGCCGACTTGCATCAAAGTGTAAGTCTACAATGAAGTTATGCATACTTCATTTGTATCCTCTCGTGCATTCATCATTCGTTCCACCAACCCAAAACAAACTACAAAAAACTAACAAAGATAGTGTGCAGTCAAGAAAAGCGGCAGCTACTTCCTATCCAGTATAGTCCCGGCAGCTGCTTCGCAAACTAATAAACATAGTTTAATATTTCGACCATACAAATAGTATTTCaatgaaggaaaaaaacaaaaacaaaaacggtTTAGTATTAATTACATTAGATATGCTGTTTTGTTACTAAATTACGTGATCAAATGTGCTTAGGTATAGTCTCATGACTATCAGCCAAAGAAGATAATGAAATGTTACTATCATCCAGGCCACCCATATATCTATCGaccttagagcaagtccaccgggaAAAAAATGTCCCAGCCCTCAGTCTAAAAAACAAGCTGGCCCTCAGTCCATTTGCTCCAGCCCGTGGAGTTGCCTAGCACCCAGCCCATGCCAGGCAACAGCCCAGCATGTTTTGGATTGACCAAGAAGCTGGCCTGTTTCTCAGGCGCGTGCAACACAAGCGCGCAAGGCGCGAGTGGGTTTCAGGCTTTCCTGAAAATGTGTCAGCCCACTTGGGCTCAGCGACGTGGCGTTAtgatagccgttggatttccaacggctagtttttctagaccgttggatttccaacggtaaaaaaaatttaaattttacttttaaactgGACCGTCCGATCAAAGATCAActgtccagattaattaacttaattaaaatttattaaaaaatacagaaaattttaaaaaaaaattatttttttctttttatagtttatctgatgagtttatgtaattttattttagtgtgttttttttaaagtttatttgatgagtatgtaattttatttcagtgtgttttttttaaagtttatttgaaattttatccaaaattggttaaaaatcatatccgaaataaacttaaaaaaaaaaaaaaaacacacctaataaatgcgctgggtgccagcgtatttttttagggatggAGATGCTTTGGTctgttactgttcacttgagtggataaatgcgctgtaTGCTGACACAAAGTCCTtaagggtggacttgctcttaaacCGCTATAACGGTCTACTTAGGTGGCTAATCAAATTTAAAAGCAGCCTTTTGTTTTCGGATTACATAgttgaaattaattaatcatttgGACTGTAACGAGGAGTGAAAGTAACGTACGTAGGGTTAAGCCCTCACCATCCCAGCTAGGTCCCCTCAATTCTTTATTCTTATCTTACCCTTTCccaacatacatacatatatatatatatatatatatatcccagCTAGGTCCCCTCAATTCTTTATTCTTATCTGACCCTTTCCaatcatacatatatatatcccAGCTAGGTCCCCTCAATTCTTTATTCTTATCTTACCCTTTCCAATCAgacatatatatagacacacgaAGTAAGATGACATGAATTCTTATGCATATTCGccccttgattttttttttttggggtcaaTTTTCGCCCCTTAATTTGTTTGCAAGTTGCTACCAACATTATcaagaaatattgaaatttatATCGTATTCTTACTAAAATATAAATTGTAACCCTATTTTACAAGATATATTACGCACCCGTAAACATGATGCATGGTTTGTACTTCTAGTGATCATTGCAAATAATAATTTGTAAGATTAGTTGTTTGTAGATTTTAGCCTGCCAAAGAGAGTACATGCTGATTAAAAGCTAAGAGCAACTAATTAAGCAGGTGACTGAGAAGAGATTTAATTAATAGATATTCAAAAtacaaaacataacaaaatatttatatattacaAAGATAGCTTGAATTTCTTTCATCTCCTTATTCTCTCCGATCCTAATATTTAACAATTAAAGTTATTGACATATTGCAAGACTCAAGAAATCttaaatcccacaaattatacATCAAACCCATATATTTTATCATCAACCAAGCAAGCTATCAGTTTTGTAAAGTGCTAAATATGCATTATAACTAGAACTGGTTGATGGCAACCATCCTGGACGGGGTAAGAAGATGGTAAGAGCCATAACGCTTAGCCAAGCCACACCCTTGAGGAACCTTTTGGTCACCACAATCATCCATTTCCATCAAAACCTTGTAGAATATCTCAACATCACAAGGAAGCACAAGGGGACCTCGACTGTCATACCCAAATTCAGACTCGGCTTCTTCGAGTAGCATCTTGAAGAGAGGATGATTTGCGTGTTCCGTTTTGACCACAAACCTTTGCTTTTGGGATCCGACATAGACTGTAAAGCAGCCTTCAGGAGCCACTTGGCGCTTGGTCGCACGCTTTTCCTCGGGTATCCCGAGGTTGATGTTCGGGCATGACTTGCTCTTGGTGGTCAGAGCAGGCACCATTCCATGAATATTAGTAGGACGACCCCGGCCTATTGATTTGCATCGCTTCCAGGTTTTGGTTATCAAACCCATCTTGCCTTTTCGTGAACAAGAATTATTGAAACCGAACAACGGATAGAAAAAAGATTTATATGCTGATGTTGGGTTTCAAAAACAACACACAACACCACCCTCCATCAATTTAgtatgaaggagaaatgagaacTTTGTAATATGAACAATATAAACAAAGGGCACgaaaaaaattgtgaaatgATAGGATCGGATATGTGTGGATTTAACCCCTGTCGTAGACCAAATAAACCATGACTTTCACTCTTGGAATCATTGTGTTACTCATATTTTTTCAATGAATAAACAAGTGAAGGATCATGCAAAATATGGATGAAGCGATCGGAAAAGAATCACAAGGATTCAAGTACTGGTGGTTGTGGTGGGTAtcaaagagagagggaggagggttTTCAGGAATGCCAGGAGGGGGAGGGAGGATACAAAGGGGAGAGGAAGCAGAGAGATAAGCTCTCTAGCTACAATTTGCGTCTTTGATGGGGCAATCTTGGCATGGAGAGGGTGGTATATAAAGCCCGCATGCATCATTGTTTATTCATAAATGTAACCACCTGTCAACGGTAGGCATGCCTATTTTTCCATATGTGAATACGTCATGTTATATCTTTAGCCAATAGCGTAATATTATGTGTTTAACATTGTTAGTTTAAGATATCTTAATGATGTATTGAAAGTGTAAGTGAGTCCTcccaaatatataaatataggaATATGTACAAATTTACTCAGATTATTATTACTACCTGTACAAATAATTTGCCACATCTCTAACTACAACCATGAATTGTATTGTTCGgataaatttgatatttttcgtATTAAGTTTCTTAAGTTTAAGCCTCTACAAATATAGTTTATAAGTCAGTCACAATGTAATCTTACATAATCACGTCCTCTTGTCAAGTTTGTAgtgttttctttcattttgagTAATATACTTTAGTTTTTGAAATTCGTTCATTTCTTGGTACTCTAATTTTTAATTCTAGAACTGATTACAAATATTATATCTATGTGATAGTTTGAATTTAAGATttcaatgacaaaaaaaaaaaataataataatggtgGGCTACGTCAAAATACACTTGGAAATTGTGTGGGTGCGAGCTAGTTAGAGTCTACACCATTACCGATAGtggtaacaattttttttttttaatacaatgatatatttacactaaatttTAGACGAAATCTCAATTCTGATTGACTACCTATTCCGTGTTC is a window from the Malus domestica chromosome 16, GDT2T_hap1 genome containing:
- the LOC103403196 gene encoding indole-3-acetic acid-induced protein ARG7-like, yielding MGLITKTWKRCKSIGRGRPTNIHGMVPALTTKSKSCPNINLGIPEEKRATKRQVAPEGCFTVYVGSQKQRFVVKTEHANHPLFKMLLEEAESEFGYDSRGPLVLPCDVEIFYKVLMEMDDCGDQKVPQGCGLAKRYGSYHLLTPSRMVAINQF